In Ignavibacteria bacterium, the sequence TTCTATTAGAATTCCACCGAAACTACTGTGATTTAGTTTGTTATTCTCAGCAAAAGTTAAATATTTTTCACGATATTCTTTTATTAATTGTAGAAATATTTTAGAACCCTTGTCATCGTCCCTTTCAAATACATTATATTGACATGTTAATTCTTTTAATATTTCCCTTTTGAAGTACTTTAAGAAACCCATTTTTACTAAATAATGCTAATTAAGTAAAGCCTTAATAAGCATTAAAATTATAAAAAATATTGAGGAATACAAGACCTAATAATCGCTGATATTAAATATTGCTTATACTAGGACACGCCTTGTCCACCCCATCCTCGTATATTTGTATAAAATAAATCATTATATGGAAAACAAAGCAAATAGCGAGGCGTACGTGAACGGAAACGGGAAGGTTCACTTCGGTAATAGGATTGATTATTCTACCAAAAGGATTAACTATGAGTTTAATAAGTTCTATTTCAAAGAAATTCTGAAATTGTTGCAGAATGTTTATGAGGAAAAAATCGCAATTCCCGAAATTAAAGTAAACCGGTTATTTTCTCATAGCAGTGATGGTTATATGAATGTTGTCTCATATTTAGATAATACCACCATACTGGAAATCGGTTTGGACAATATAACGTGTGAATTTGAATGTAGTGGTGTTATGTATCTTCTTAATATGTACACAGAAATTGACAGGTCAAGGTTTATGCATTACTGCTTAAATTTTTCATACCCCAAAGACCATATTCCAAACGAAAGAATAGGTCACGAACTTCTTAGACTGGCATTTCATTATACATCCGCTTTTAAAAGGGGATGCTGTGAAATCAGTTTATTTAATAACGAACGTGAAGCAGTTAGTCATCTTAATGTAAATTTTATTAAACCTCCCGAAAGTGATATCAAAAATATTTTTCTCAAAGATGAAATTAAATCCGACATTGAAAGGTTCATTTATACTTTTAATAACTTCGAAAAGCACGAAACGCCTTTGCGATATCTTCTGTCAGGTAAACCCGGTCTTGGCAAAACAGAGATTATCCGTTCTATAATAAGCAGATGCTCTCCGAACGGGTGCGTCGTCATTCCAAAGGATATGAGCGGTGCAGACTGGCTCGTATTTGAATTTGCAAAGTTGTTTTCTCCGGTACTCGTTTGTGTAGATGATATTGATTTAATATTCGGCAAAAGGGATGAAGGATACGGAAAGAGAAACCTTAACAAGTTTCTAACAATGCTTGACGGCATAATGCAGAATAAATTCTTCCTTGTTGCAACCACTAACGATAAGAAGCTCGTCGATATGGCAGCTTCGCGTCCCGGCAGGTTTGATGAAATAATCGACTTTGGCGACTTTGAAAGAAAGTTCTATATGGATTTAATTATGAATCATACCAAAGAAGAGAAAATCTTGAACCTATTCACTGATGAAGTGATGAACTTTATGGAAGGTAAAAAAGTATCTGGTGCATACATAGTTAATTTAATCAAGCAGATAAAGATTATGTTCGAATTGAATCCTAACTTTTCATTCGATGACTTGATGAAATATCTTAACAGAAACTATAAAGGGTTTTATAAATCACAGGTAGAAACCGACCGTAGTTTTGGTTTTGGAAAATAAGGGAGGAAAGAAAATGGGTGAAAATACAGAAAGACTGGCAAAGAGATTCCTTATTATGCAGAATGTATCGATTGGGTGTCTGCTATTCCCGCTTGCGTTACTGATTTTGTTTGGGTTGATATTGATGTGTGCATATATGGGACGGTGAAGAACAGGGAGAGCAGCAGATAAAGATTATGTTC encodes:
- a CDS encoding ATP-binding protein, with amino-acid sequence MENKANSEAYVNGNGKVHFGNRIDYSTKRINYEFNKFYFKEILKLLQNVYEEKIAIPEIKVNRLFSHSSDGYMNVVSYLDNTTILEIGLDNITCEFECSGVMYLLNMYTEIDRSRFMHYCLNFSYPKDHIPNERIGHELLRLAFHYTSAFKRGCCEISLFNNEREAVSHLNVNFIKPPESDIKNIFLKDEIKSDIERFIYTFNNFEKHETPLRYLLSGKPGLGKTEIIRSIISRCSPNGCVVIPKDMSGADWLVFEFAKLFSPVLVCVDDIDLIFGKRDEGYGKRNLNKFLTMLDGIMQNKFFLVATTNDKKLVDMAASRPGRFDEIIDFGDFERKFYMDLIMNHTKEEKILNLFTDEVMNFMEGKKVSGAYIVNLIKQIKIMFELNPNFSFDDLMKYLNRNYKGFYKSQVETDRSFGFGK